The sequence CCCAGCGACGGAGGATTTCCGACAGCGGTTGGGCCTTGGCCAGGACGTCGGCTTCATCCCTGAAGGTCACCACGCCGCGGTCCGGTGCCGCCCAGCTGATGAGCTTGTCGGGATCCTCGAAGCGGAACAGGTCATCGGCCCCGGCCTTGGCGCCACGATGAAGGATCAACTGCAGGCGATCACCGGGATGGAGACGCATGGTGATGCGGTCATCCTCGCCCGGCCCGAAGCTGGGTGCGTTCCACTTGATGCGCTCGACCAGCCCGGGCACGGCATCGTGGATCAGCCGGCGCAACGACTCGATGGCCGGCTTGTGTCGATGCTCAAGGCTATCGAGGTAGGTATCGACCGGTCTCAGCTTTTCCGCCACAGCCATGTCAGCGCCCTCTGAAGAACTGCCCGATATACCCGGCAACGTCGCCGCTATTGGATGGCTTGGCAACTGAAGCCAGCGCCGTTTCCACGACCGTATCGGGCGCCTTGCCGCGACGCAACTCCGCCAATGCGATCGTGTAGTCGTCGGCGAATTCGGGGTGTGGCTGGAAGCTCAATGCCGCCCCGTTGCGATAGACCAGCCCAGCATTGGGCGTGAAATCTGAGCGCAGGATCACTTCAGCCTCGGCAGGTGGGACGATCACCTGATCCTGGTGCGAGCAGGCAACGGCAAGCATGCTTGGAGCATCACCCATGAAATCTGGGCGCTTGCTTACACCATAGCTGTGCCGCCCCAGACCCCAGCCTTTCTCGGATTTGCGCACGTCGCCACCCAGGGCATCCGCCATGATCTGGTGGCCGAAGCACACACCCAGCATCGGCGTCTGCCTGCCGTAGGCGTCGCGGATGAAGGCGCGCAGCGGGTTCATCCAAGGAAGGTCGTCATAGACACCCGCCGCCGAGCCGGTAATGACGATGCCCTCGAGCGCACCCGGATCGGGGAAAGGTTCGCCGTCGGAAACGGCGACCAGGTCATAGGAAAAACCCAGCCCGGTGCCATCGAACATGGTCTCGAACATCTTGCGATAGGGGCCGAACCGGTCGCGCAACGGGGCCGGCACCTCGCCGGTCTGGATGATGGTAAGCTTCATTCGGCACGCGGGTGGAGGAGCATTGCGCCCGTATATCCCACTGCGCCGTTCCCGCGAAGGCAGGAATCCACCTTTCCGCAAACCAACCAGAAATGGATCCCCGCCTTGGCGGGGATGGCATCGTGGTGGGCCTAGGCCGGAATGAACTGCAGTGACACGCCGTCGATGCAGTAGCGCAGGCCGGTGGGCGGCGGGCCGTCCTCGAAAACGTGGCCCTGGTGGCCGCCGCAATTAGAGCAGTGCAGCGAGACCCGCGTCATGCCGAAGCTATTGTCCTCGCGCGTCCCCAGAGCGCCCGGAATGAAATCGTAGAAGCTGGGCCAGCCGGTGCCGCTATCGAATTTGGTTTCGGACTTGAACAGGGGCTGGTCGCAACCGGCGCAGGCGAAGATGCCCTCGCGGTGTTCGTCGAGCAGCGGAGAAGTGAAGGGGCGCTCGGTGCCTTCTTCGCGCAGCACCACATAGGCCTCGGGCGAGAGCTTGGCCCGCCATTGCGCCTCGGTCAGCTTATAGGGAAAATCGCCTTCCGCCGCTCGTGCGGCACCCATGGGCCGGAAGTATGCGAAAGCGGCCAGGCCGGCCAGGGCGGTGCCGCCCAGCAACAGGTTGCGACGGTCGATAACCATGGGTCTCTTCCCTTCAGAAGTTGCCCCGCGCCCGGGCCGCAGGAGGGGATGCGGGCGGTAGCGCGGGGCTTGTGCGACGGGTCACTGTAAGGCTTTTGGCACGGCAGTGGCACGTCAAACTATGGTGAGAGGCCGGCGGGCCCGACCTCTCTCGAAGCGCTATTCGGAACAGCGCCTCGATTGGTTACAGAGCCGGCGAAGCCTGTCTGCATAGCGGCATGAGCCGCCTTACAGAGCGGCAAAAGCCGCCTGTTACATGGCCGACTTGGGGGTCAGGACGGCGTCGATGACGTGGATGACGCCGTTGGACTGGATCACGTCGGCAATGGTGACATTGGCGGTGGTGCCATTTTCGTCGGTCACGGTGACCTTGCCATCAGCGGCCTTGAGGGTCAGCTTGCAGCCGCCCACGGTGTCCACGACGTGTTCGCCGCCATCGGCCTCAACCATGCTGACGATGTCGGTCGACAGGGCCTTGGCCGGAATGACGTGGCAGGCCAGGATGGTCGAGAGCATTTCCTTGTTCTCGGGCTTCAGCAGGGTTTCGACGGTGCCTTCCGGCAGGGCGTCGAAGGCAGCGTTGACCGGAGCCAGCACGGTGAAGGGGCCAGGGCCCGACAAGGTCTCGACGAGGCCAGCAGCCTGGACCGCGGCAACCAGCGTGGTGTGGTCAGCCGAGTTCACAGCGTTTTCGACAATGTTCTTGTCGGCATACATGGGGGCGCCGCCGACTTCCGGATTGTCCTGGGCAAAAGCAGCGCCCGAAAGAGCGGAGACGGAGAGCATGGCAGCGAGGGTCAGAGTGCGGAAATTCATGGTCGTTCCTTCCTGTGTTCTTGGTCCCGTTGATCGGGAGACGCAGGCAGATACGAACGGCATCCGGGGCCAGTTTCGGGGAGTTTCAGCGTAAATTTCGCTATTTTGCTGAAACCTTTTGCCGCGTGATTTCGTATCGCGCGGGACGCGGCAGCTAGTGTTCAGATGTCTGGTGTCGTATCGGAAAACGCCAAAACCTCATTCCCGCGAATCCGGGAATGAGGTCGTGGTGGAATGGGTGGCACCGCAGAGCGACGCCTAGATCGGGGTGGCCGAGCCGACAGCGACGATGGGGCCCTGGGCGACGCCGGTGGGCGAGCCGCCGGTTTGTTCGAGCGTAACTGCCAAAACGGTGCCCGGGCCAATGACAGTGGGATCGACCGCGATTTCGCGGCGCTCGTTGACCGGAATGACGCCCATGGACACTGCCGGCTGGTCACCGTTGATGTACCAGAGCTCGAAATCCTTGTCGGGGATCGCCGAGCCCTTTAGCGAGGTGATGCGAACCTCTCCCGACCCTTCGTCGTAGAGCGCAACGAATTCTACCCCGCTGCCCTCCTGGGCCTGCAAGGCAGCGACCAGCTGGACCGCCATGGTGCTGGCATCGAAGCGCGGCTGCATGAGGTTGAAGCCGACAGCGGCCACCGCCACGGCGATGGCCCCGGCGGCGATGGAACGCCATACCATCAGGCTCTCCCACCAGGGCAGCGGCGCGCGGGTGCGGATCGCATCGCCAAAGGCCCTCGCCTCGATGGCGGCATAGATGTGGGCGGGGACCGGAGTTTCCTCGAATTCGGCATTGAGGGCCGCGAAGCGGGACACCCAGAAATCGCGCTCGGCGCGCAGGCCCTGGTCGGCCTCGATCAGACGCCCCACCCGTTCGTGCTCGCTGGGCGAAAGCAGGCCGAGCACATATTCGGCCACCAGGGCATTGCGCCCCTCGAAATCTCCGCCGATGTCGTCGCTCGTGCTCATGCCGTCAGACAGTCTTTCAGTTTGATGAGGCTCCGGCGCAGCCAGGTCCGCATCGTGTTAAGTGGCACCGCGAAACGCGTTGCCAGTTCCTCGTAGCTATAGCCATCGAGATAGGCACCGCGCACCGCTTCGGCACGATCGGGTTCGAGCGTGCCCAGGCAGTAATCGATGCGGCCCCGTTCGTCATTGTCCTCGGCGGCGCGTTCCGGGGTCGGACCGCCGTCGGGGATTTCGAGCGCCACGTCGATATCGTCGGAAACCGGGCGACGGGCCCTCAAAATGTCCAGTGAATGGTTGCGGGCCACGGCCACCAGCCAGCTGATGGGGCTGGTATTGCCCGCTACATAGCGATCGGCGCGCTGCCAGATCTTCACATAGACTTCCTGAATGGCCTCCTCGGCTTCCGAACGGTCCTTCAAGATACGCAGGGTCACGCCAAACAGTTTCGCGCTGGTGCGCTCGTAAAGCGAGCGGAACGCGGCCCGGTCGCGCAGGGCGCAGCGGGCGATGAGATCGGCGATCTCCTGGGACGGCGTTGTCGTGGTCATGAAACTTGTCTGCCTCCGCCGCCGCTTCTACCGAGCGGTCTCAAGGGTGCAATCAGAGCGCATATTGGATCAATGCGCAAATGCGGCATAATCGCCTTTTCCTTTGCTTATTGTTGTTCTAGACCCTTTGCGGTCTTTTTTGCGCCGCTTTGCCAACAGATTGGGTCCGTCCATGACAGATCAGACTTCGAACGACCGGTTCAGCCACGACGCCGGTATTCTGGCGCAGGCGCTGCCCTATATGCAGCGCTACGAGGGCAAGACCGTCGTGGTGAAATATGGCGGCCATGCCATGGGCGACCTCAAGCTGGGCCAGGCTTTTGCGCGTGACATCGCCCTGCTCAAGCAGAGCAAGGTCAACCCGATCGTCGTGCATGGCGGCGGTCCGCAGATCGCTTCGATGCTGAAGAATCTGGGCATCGAATCCAAGTTCGAGGGCGGCCTGCGCGTGACCGATGCGCGGACGATGGAAATCGTCGAAATGGTGCTGGCCGGCTCGATCAACAAGGAAATTGTCGCGCTCATCAACGCCGAGGGCGAGTGGGCGATCGGTCTTTGCGGCAAGGACGGCAACATGGTCTTCGCCAAGAAGGCGCACAAGACCATGACGGACCCGACGTCCAATATCGAAAAGGTGCTCGATCTGGGCTTTGTCGGCGAGCCCGTAGAGGTCGACCGCACGCTGCTCGACCTGTTGGCACGCTCGGAGATGATCCCGGTCATCGCCCCGGTGGCGCCCGGCCGCGACGGCAACACCTACAACATCAATGCCGACACCTTTGCGGGTGCCATTGCCGGTTCGCTCGGGGCCAAACGCCTGCTGTTCCTCACCGACGTGCCCGGCGTGCTCGACAAGGACGGCAAGCTGATCCCCGAACTCAGCGTCGCCGACGCCAAGGCGCTGATCGCCGACGGCACCATTTCGGGCGGCATGATCCCCAAGGTCGAAACGTGCCTTGAAGCGCTCGACAATGGCGTCGAGGGCGTGGTCATCCTCAATGGCAAGATGCCCCATGTCGTGCTGGTGGAGCTGTTCACCGAATTCGGCGCCGGCACGCTGATCGTTCGATAGCGTCTTGGTCGCATTGACGCTTTGCTAACCATTTGCCACAGCTCGGTCGATTTGACCGGGGTGTGGCACAACTGCCCTAGCCCGGTCCGGAAAACTCATGGCAAATTTTAGCCATCAGGTGCGGGGGCTTTGTTATGCGTTCATTGATCAAGTTGGCGGCAGTAGCGGCGTTGGCCGTTTTGGGTCCGGTTGCGACGGCCCAGGCCCAGTCCATGGTGGCGCCCATGGTCACCAGCAACATGTACCAGCCCACGTCCTCGGCCTGGGACGGATTCTACCTGGGTGCCCAGGGGAGCCTCATCGGCATGAAGAGCCATGAAAGCGCGCCCGGCATCCTGCCACCACCCGAGCAGCTGCTGGGCGATATCGGCGGCAGCGCGGGCGTGTTCGCCGGCTATCGCTATCAGCTGACCGACTGGTTCGTGCTGGGCGTCGATGCCGAAGTGAACAATGTCGCCACCCAGTTCGAATATAGCGGCCTCAACTATGGCGCGCTCAAGTGGGATGCCGCGGTGCGCGCCACTCTGGGCTACCCGGTGGCCCCTAACGTGCTGGCCTATGGCACGGTTGGGTACTCCTGGGGCAGGTTCGACCTCAGCCCCAGCCGCGGCGTCACGACCGAATTCACCGCCGGTGGCTTCCAGCTCGGATTGGGCGTGGACATGATGGTCACGCAGAACATCATTGCGCGCCTCAACGCCACCTGGACCCATTATGGCGTCAACAATGTGCCGGGCGGCGGCACGAGCGAGCCGAGCAACCAGGTGGTTCGCGCCGGTCTTGCCTGGAAGTTCTAGCCGCCGGTCCTGCCTTTTCGCTCGGGCCGCCCACTGGGCGGCCCTTTGCTTTGCGCGTCCTCGGCGATCAGCGCCTCGGTCAAGCGCCTTTGCAGTGCCACCGAGTCCTCGAGAATGCGGATGAAGGCGTCCAGTTCGGCGGCGCTGTAGCGGGCCAGCATGGCCGCGCCCGCCTGTTGCGGCGGACCATAGGCCTGAGCCGCCAGGGCATGGGCCGCGTCGGCGGCTTCGACCATGACCTTGCGTCGATCGTTGGCATCGGGGCGGCGTCGCACGAAGCCGCGTTCCGCCAGCCGGTCCACCAGTGCCGTCACTGCTGCCGGCGTCAGCCGTGTCTCGGCGGCGATGGCACTGGCGGTCTGCGGGCCGTGCATCAGAAAGCTCAGGCAAAGCCGCTCGGAGGCGTTGAGGCCCCAGCGCGCGCCCACGGCTTCGTCATAGCGCTGGTTGGCATCCTGCCAGCGCATCACCAGCCCACCCAGCTGCGAAATCAGGTCATCCTTGCTCGGGCTTGACATTATTGTTCGATCATCTAATGGTTCGACCATCTAATAATTAGGTGCTCGTACAATGTCTGTTCTCACCGTTCCCGATGCAAGTCCGCTTTCACGGTCATCCACCATTGCCATATGTGGCGGCGGTATCGGTGGGCTGGCGACAGCCCTGGCGCTCAAGCGGGCCGGCTTTGCGCCCGAGGTCTTCGAGCGGCACGCGCCGCAGCAGTTGCGCGAGGAAGGCTTGTTCCTGACTTTGGCGCCCAATGGCTGCAATGGCCTGCGCGCCCTGGGTCTTCTGGATCAGGTGATGGCGGCAGGCCTGCCGACGCGCGGCATTGCCGTATTCAACGAAGCGGGCAAGCGGCTGACGCTGGTGGATTATGGCAGCCAGGGTGAAAAATACGGTGCTAGATCGATCACCCTGCGGCGCGGCGCGCTGGCGGGCGTGTTGCTCGACGCGGCTCAGGCTGCCGGCATTGTCATCCACCATGGCGCGCCCATTGCCGACATACACCAGGACGAAGAAGGCGTAGTGCTCGAGGCGAATGGCGAGAGGCAGCGCTTTGCCCTGGCGCTGGCCTGCGACGGGTTGCGCTCCACTGTGCGACGGCTGGTATTTCCGGACCTGCCGCAGCCACGCTATTCCGGCCTGATCGGAACGGGCGGCTTCGCCGATGCGCCGGGGGTGGCTGACACGGACGGGATCATGAACATGGTGTTCGGCCACCGCGGTTTCTTCGGCTATATCACAGAGGGGTCGGGGCCAGTTTACTGGTTCAACTCCTTCCCGGCGCCGGAGAGTCAGGCCGGCCCGGTGAGCGATGGGGCCGCCTTTGCCCGCCAGCTTGGGGCGATGCATGACGGCGACCCCCTGGACACGATGGCCATTCTCGCGGCCACGCCTCGGGTCGACCGGCACTACCCCATCTACGACATGCCCGAGTTGCCGCATTGGTCGGCAGGCCGGGTGTTGCTGCTGGGGGATGCCGCGCACGCCGTGGCGCCCCATTCGGGGCAAGGCGCGTCGCTGGCGATAGAAGATGGCATCGTGCTCGCGACGTGTCTCGCGGCGGGCCAGGACTACGCAACCGCCTTCCGGCGGTTCGAGGGGCTGCGGCGGGATCGCCTGCAAAAGGCCATCAGCATCGGCCGGGCCATGGGATCGCAGAAGCAGGCGCAATCCTGGCTGGCGCTGCGCCTGCGCGACCTCATGCTGCCACTGTTCATGCCGCTGGGCGCGCGGATGCAGGAAAAGCTCTATGCGTTCCGGGTCGACCTGACGCCGCTGGCGCAACCGGCACAATGAAAAAGGGCGCCCGAGGGCGCCCTTTCCGATCAGGCTTCGACCAGCGCCGGCTGGACCGGCACGCCGCCGCGCCCGGGGCCGGCCTTAGGCCCCTTGAACAGCGGCGACAGCAGCAGAACCAGGGCGAAGCTGCCCACCACGTACCAGAGCGCCAGGCTCGAGGCGCTGGCAAAAGCGGCATGCGGGGTTCCCCCGGCGGCAAAGCTGTTGCCCAGGTTGGTGAAGAAGATTTCCCCGATGATGGCCACGCCCAATGCACCGCCCACCTGCTGGAAGGCCTGCAGGGCGCCCGAGCCGGCCCCGGCGTCGCGCGGCGGCACATTCGCCAGCACAAGCTGGAACAGCGAGGAGAAGCCCAGGCCCAAACCGATACCGGCAATCAGCAGCGGCGGCAGGAAAGCCCAGTGGTCGATGCTATCGGTGACTCCGGCAATATAGAAATGCAGCCAGGCGATGCCGAAGGACAACAGGGCACCGGCCAATGCCAGGCGAGCGCGCAGATAACGAGCGCCGAAGCGACCGGCAATCACCGAGGCGATCAGGACGCCCACGGAGAAAGGTGTGTTGGTGAGGCCCGATTCAAGCGGGGTGAAGTTGAAGCCGCCCTGCAGGAGCAGCGAGATCACCATGAACATGCCCGGAATGCCGGAGGCGAACACGGTCACCACGAAGGCACCGAACGCGAATTGCCTGTTGCTGATGAGGTCGTAGTTCAACAGTTGCGGCTGACCCGCGGCGGCGCGGCGGCGTGTCCACAGCAGGAAGACGGCGAGAAGGACCACGCCGGCGGCGATCATCGCAAAGGCCCAGAGCGGCCAGCCATAGGCGCGTCCTTCCACGATGGGAAAGACGACCGCGAGGATGCCCAAGCCGAACAGCCCGATGCCGACATAGTCATTGCTCATGCCCGCATGGCCCGGCAGGCGCGGGATCAGGTACCAGCCGGCAATAACGGCCGCGATCCCGATCGGGACGTTGACCAGAAAGATCGGCTGCCAGGACAGTCCGAAGAGATTGGCGGAGATCAGCACGCCACC comes from Devosia oryziradicis and encodes:
- the msrB gene encoding peptide-methionine (R)-S-oxide reductase MsrB, which encodes MVIDRRNLLLGGTALAGLAAFAYFRPMGAARAAEGDFPYKLTEAQWRAKLSPEAYVVLREEGTERPFTSPLLDEHREGIFACAGCDQPLFKSETKFDSGTGWPSFYDFIPGALGTREDNSFGMTRVSLHCSNCGGHQGHVFEDGPPPTGLRYCIDGVSLQFIPA
- the argB gene encoding acetylglutamate kinase; protein product: MTDQTSNDRFSHDAGILAQALPYMQRYEGKTVVVKYGGHAMGDLKLGQAFARDIALLKQSKVNPIVVHGGGPQIASMLKNLGIESKFEGGLRVTDARTMEIVEMVLAGSINKEIVALINAEGEWAIGLCGKDGNMVFAKKAHKTMTDPTSNIEKVLDLGFVGEPVEVDRTLLDLLARSEMIPVIAPVAPGRDGNTYNINADTFAGAIAGSLGAKRLLFLTDVPGVLDKDGKLIPELSVADAKALIADGTISGGMIPKVETCLEALDNGVEGVVILNGKMPHVVLVELFTEFGAGTLIVR
- a CDS encoding MarR family winged helix-turn-helix transcriptional regulator, with the translated sequence MSSPSKDDLISQLGGLVMRWQDANQRYDEAVGARWGLNASERLCLSFLMHGPQTASAIAAETRLTPAAVTALVDRLAERGFVRRRPDANDRRKVMVEAADAAHALAAQAYGPPQQAGAAMLARYSAAELDAFIRILEDSVALQRRLTEALIAEDAQSKGPPSGRPERKGRTGG
- a CDS encoding sigma-70 family RNA polymerase sigma factor → MTTTTPSQEIADLIARCALRDRAAFRSLYERTSAKLFGVTLRILKDRSEAEEAIQEVYVKIWQRADRYVAGNTSPISWLVAVARNHSLDILRARRPVSDDIDVALEIPDGGPTPERAAEDNDERGRIDYCLGTLEPDRAEAVRGAYLDGYSYEELATRFAVPLNTMRTWLRRSLIKLKDCLTA
- a CDS encoding glutamine amidotransferase-related protein; amino-acid sequence: MKLTIIQTGEVPAPLRDRFGPYRKMFETMFDGTGLGFSYDLVAVSDGEPFPDPGALEGIVITGSAAGVYDDLPWMNPLRAFIRDAYGRQTPMLGVCFGHQIMADALGGDVRKSEKGWGLGRHSYGVSKRPDFMGDAPSMLAVACSHQDQVIVPPAEAEVILRSDFTPNAGLVYRNGAALSFQPHPEFADDYTIALAELRRGKAPDTVVETALASVAKPSNSGDVAGYIGQFFRGR
- a CDS encoding outer membrane protein, producing MRSLIKLAAVAALAVLGPVATAQAQSMVAPMVTSNMYQPTSSAWDGFYLGAQGSLIGMKSHESAPGILPPPEQLLGDIGGSAGVFAGYRYQLTDWFVLGVDAEVNNVATQFEYSGLNYGALKWDAAVRATLGYPVAPNVLAYGTVGYSWGRFDLSPSRGVTTEFTAGGFQLGLGVDMMVTQNIIARLNATWTHYGVNNVPGGGTSEPSNQVVRAGLAWKF
- a CDS encoding DHA2 family efflux MFS transporter permease subunit — its product is MSDTHNPGAAAAAPDSRRWLALFILLIANFMNLIDVTIVNVALPSMREGLGATDSQIEWVIAAYILAFALGLLPFGRLGDILGRTTLFLWGVAGFTAASALCGLAPNIEFLIIARIIQGLAGAMMTPQVLAIATVTFPPHERGQAFSLFGLSAGLASVCGPILGGVLISANLFGLSWQPIFLVNVPIGIAAVIAGWYLIPRLPGHAGMSNDYVGIGLFGLGILAVVFPIVEGRAYGWPLWAFAMIAAGVVLLAVFLLWTRRRAAAGQPQLLNYDLISNRQFAFGAFVVTVFASGIPGMFMVISLLLQGGFNFTPLESGLTNTPFSVGVLIASVIAGRFGARYLRARLALAGALLSFGIAWLHFYIAGVTDSIDHWAFLPPLLIAGIGLGLGFSSLFQLVLANVPPRDAGAGSGALQAFQQVGGALGVAIIGEIFFTNLGNSFAAGGTPHAAFASASSLALWYVVGSFALVLLLSPLFKGPKAGPGRGGVPVQPALVEA
- a CDS encoding FAD-dependent oxidoreductase, which encodes MSVLTVPDASPLSRSSTIAICGGGIGGLATALALKRAGFAPEVFERHAPQQLREEGLFLTLAPNGCNGLRALGLLDQVMAAGLPTRGIAVFNEAGKRLTLVDYGSQGEKYGARSITLRRGALAGVLLDAAQAAGIVIHHGAPIADIHQDEEGVVLEANGERQRFALALACDGLRSTVRRLVFPDLPQPRYSGLIGTGGFADAPGVADTDGIMNMVFGHRGFFGYITEGSGPVYWFNSFPAPESQAGPVSDGAAFARQLGAMHDGDPLDTMAILAATPRVDRHYPIYDMPELPHWSAGRVLLLGDAAHAVAPHSGQGASLAIEDGIVLATCLAAGQDYATAFRRFEGLRRDRLQKAISIGRAMGSQKQAQSWLALRLRDLMLPLFMPLGARMQEKLYAFRVDLTPLAQPAQ
- a CDS encoding fasciclin domain-containing protein, producing MNFRTLTLAAMLSVSALSGAAFAQDNPEVGGAPMYADKNIVENAVNSADHTTLVAAVQAAGLVETLSGPGPFTVLAPVNAAFDALPEGTVETLLKPENKEMLSTILACHVIPAKALSTDIVSMVEADGGEHVVDTVGGCKLTLKAADGKVTVTDENGTTANVTIADVIQSNGVIHVIDAVLTPKSAM
- a CDS encoding DUF1801 domain-containing protein; its protein translation is MAVAEKLRPVDTYLDSLEHRHKPAIESLRRLIHDAVPGLVERIKWNAPSFGPGEDDRITMRLHPGDRLQLILHRGAKAGADDLFRFEDPDKLISWAAPDRGVVTFRDEADVLAKAQPLSEILRRWVACTTR
- a CDS encoding anti-sigma factor, producing MSTSDDIGGDFEGRNALVAEYVLGLLSPSEHERVGRLIEADQGLRAERDFWVSRFAALNAEFEETPVPAHIYAAIEARAFGDAIRTRAPLPWWESLMVWRSIAAGAIAVAVAAVGFNLMQPRFDASTMAVQLVAALQAQEGSGVEFVALYDEGSGEVRITSLKGSAIPDKDFELWYINGDQPAVSMGVIPVNERREIAVDPTVIGPGTVLAVTLEQTGGSPTGVAQGPIVAVGSATPI